The following proteins come from a genomic window of Plasmodium vivax chromosome 3, whole genome shotgun sequence:
- a CDS encoding hypothetical protein, conserved (encoded by transcript PVX_096115A): MGQKNAKTNNEGIFQMSNDAYNSRYSNLTYNHAGEMNPRNYNFNNIKIAEDEENHSCSMNPASNAGGGHMGSHPNGSVLDHRKFPLKGDDMNQDHLRPQHDYARVNRENWGLGGDHHKGNGAAPYHQMFNNDMGLLTQNRVGNPEGHRSNEHHSNEHRPNEHNSNSNLGGLHPQQYKHNNRMFDDKYEQLKNKWDPPPSYLYGNAAAPTAPPTAPPTAPPIAPPVGTTQKSNADLYDTAGKANSPPYRTHFNMNALYNHFNNAGQWKDMPVRPFANRDNMSYDQYEGGGNFHENLPGNQPNASIFGKNKPPDIDDIIKKYTAKENQEDHFKFNWGHAKNEVTGGGVFKGSSRYMNDGDVRNYLPSEERTGNHANASPNYTPQHNGAYGFNQNGGYPANPSNAANPVNPVNAANPANPANPANAANSGSAPLLYPNFSSLRNKEKDEEEKKREKKINLLKNIIVTNPNPKYNFSFDDDLYESLPAHENFYLNTSSLADFNHMANGNHPPQGQNDLLGEGLQNRVSAYNNVCEDFNALEKLNETPGVTNRHHFKSEVLPLDEDCYGERFGGERLGGDRFGGDRFGGDRFGGDRFGGDRFGMNRLGADNLPRDHAQTTQRNDENCRYEKHSADREFGQNPFPRGEPGRDSNHPLGDRDKHSTKLYDESSRQRAATPLGVFTNNTRLHSMMDVHPNQENNPPPLIDLLENRASNHSGEKTFGRPVDLFGKMGQMDYLKRFENSTQQAREDVFRTSESARHHGGGTHYGGATHYGGAAHHGGAAPHGGSSPLRGDPFSNINHVNIFKTHAKSGDHYEEGSLLSKNQMNEPPKQTNRYLQEDPTKPSNGLFNIENIFQGDKRNGLLNEGDKSPLGKNEGPSHMYMFERERNPHLDLSIREKKNLTYRDDKDIIRRPCFDRAGRTLFEPYDGSALRTRQGGHFNGQFSGHFNGHFNDQLNGRFNDQLNDRFNACFNAHLGSDRDALREGDHFGNPIVHRREDEHMGTICTNRNDDGGLFPKASFHFLGEKKNSTNFGEATTPTGKVPTRDEPTKEQLNNNSYYNSQRRASKTPNSLFSNYHSGVKTNQMHDHPTGVPPNQHWAGGAFHNEQEENKTNANMLKTINPPAWKYEASQNVIGPTSNVSFQSNFNQTDNETQGGNLLTLFNNDLKKNVLGGNRDGESGLLNGGPNWGGNHHNLGTTGAKAFLGILSEEQNRYTSLLNTVGRYAPRDGLTRDGATRDGTTRDGMVKDGLTRDGLPRDGHNPLSSYTNKKPFNPSGAHNFSFVKQPLHKQLPPLPFKHLGKQANAEGAGQTKLKALEAAGRPKPGEGNHFVSNHIGGNPLGGNPLGGNHLGGNPLGGNPPTCREKSAHLGALAELTPFDRYGDGKDALHRRGELFLHKNEPKECTLRSGDAKVGSYHGNSHGNSHGNYHGNSHSNNPSNYPSNYHSNYLSSYLGSHPDQPCFPNEKNAPGSLAQRNGRSKYSLGEAADGYLGGDSAGKHLWGEPLSGKHLWGEPLSGKQPWGEPLSGKQPWGEPLSGKLLGGNPFLNKEKEEPPKDKRPSRENLNLSLLPAEGERGMRNFGHDRERRISLSNNISMLLERISDNSDRKAGGNDFAAKHRSSEGSHAGSAVNAGSAINRGNALNRGNALNAGSAINRGNALNRGNALNAGNALNRGNTLNRGNTLNVGSAVNTVNTVNTVNTVNYNDNLNVDTQQFVISDQHVCNFGLWSLYRCKLRHDKVSFLVSIVDSFYLNRGDSNDTVANNILFHKRLRHMNILSYEGKTADRSKLYLLFEHVHGNVLKAQSAPLEESIIASYAYQIVDLLEYMHANFIFFHGLLSNIIILQKNTREELLQILRARNKNVHKYFDVYKHGIVKVFNFDFANMDATEKDYQFDFLCLAVLIYEMCTKYNTYYSSKFEDITERIYNTNFFFPHFVSFELKNFSVLEKKTVLQ, translated from the exons atggggcaaaaaaacgcaaaaacaAACAACGAAGGTATCTTTCAAATGAGTAACGATGCATATAATAGCCGGTACAGCAACCTCACCTACAACCATGCAGGGGAAATGAACCCCAGGAATTATaactttaataatattaaaattgcggaggatgaagaaaacCACAGCTGCAGTATGAACCCTGCGAGCAATGCAGGTGGGGGGCACATGGGAAGCCATCCTAACGGTAGCGTGCTAGACCATCGGAAGTTTCCACTCAAAGGTGACGACATGAATCAAGACCACCTAAGGCCCCAACACGACTACGCGCGAGTGAACCGGGAAAACTGGGGACTCGGGGGGGACCACCATAAAGGGAACGGTGCCGCCCCCTACCACCAGATGTTCAACAACGACATGGGCCTGCTGACCCAAAATAGGGTTGGCAACCCGGAGGGGCACCGCTCAAATGAGCACCACTCAAATGAGCACCGCCCAAATGAGCACAATTCAAATAGCAACCTGGGGGGCCTGCACCCACAGCAGTACAAGCATAACAACAGAATGTTTGATGATAAGTATGAGCAGCTGAAGAACAAATGGGACCCCCCCCCTAGTTACCTTTACGGCAACGCGGCTGCTCCCACCGCTCCACCCACCGCTCCACCCACCGCGCCACCCATCGCTCCACCAGTAGGCACCACTCAGAAGAGCAACGCCGACCTGTATGACACCGCAGGGAAGGCAAACTCCCCCCCTTATAGGACCCACTTTAACATGAACGCGCTTTACAACCACTTTAACAATGCGGGTCAGTGGAAAGACATGCCCGTGCGTCCCTTCGCAAACAGGGACAACATGAGCTACGACCAGTATGAAGGGGGGGGTAACTTCCACGAGAATCTCCCCGGCAACCAGCCCAACGCGTCTATCTTTGGGAAGAACAAACCACCAGATATCGatgatattattaaaaagtacaCAGCGAAGGAGAATCAGGAAGATCACTTCAAATTCAATTGGGGCCATGCAAAAAACGAAGTGACCGGGGGGGGAGTCTTCAAAGGCAGCAGCAGGTATATGAATGATGGCGATGTGAGGAACTACCTCCCTAGTGAGGAAAGAACTGGCAACCACGCGAATGCCAGTCCTAATTACACTCCCCAGCATAATGGGGCGTACGGCTTCAACCAGAACGGGGGCTACCCCGCCAACCCGtccaacgccgctaacccggTCAACCCAGtcaacgccgctaaccccgctaaCCCTGCTAACCCtgccaacgccgctaactcGGGGAGCGCCCCCCTGCTGTACCCCAACTTCTCCTCCCTGCGGAACAAGGAAaaggacgaggaggaaaaaaaaagagaaaaaaaaatcaacctGTTGAAAAACATAATCGTAacgaaccctaaccctaaataCAATTTCAGTTTCGATGACGACCTATACGAAAGTCTCCCCGcacatgaaaatttttacctgaacacgAGTTCCCTTGCCGACTTTAACCACATGGCAAATGGGAACCACCCTCCCCAGGGGCAGAACGATCTACTCGGGGAAGGGCTGCAAAATAGGGTCAGCGCGTACAACAATGTGTGCGAAGATTTTAACGCCCTGGAGAAGCTGAATGAGACGCCCGGCGTGACGAACAGGCACCACTTCAAGAGCGAGGTGCTTCCCCTTGACGAAGATTGTTATGGGGAGCGGTTCGGGGGAGAGCGGCTCGGGGGGGATCGCTTTGGAGGAGACCGCTTTGGAGGAGACCGCTTCGGGGGAGACCGCTTCGGGGGAGACCGCTTCGGAATGAACCGCCTCGGAGCGGATAACCTCCCACGGGACCATGCGCAAACCACACAACGCAACGACGAGAACTGCCGCTACGAAAAGCACAGCGCGGATCGCGAGTTCGGCCAGAACCCCTTCCCGAGGGGGGAGCCAGGCAGAGACTCCAACCACCCATTAGGAGATAGAGATAAGCACAGTACAAAGCTGTATGACGAGAGCTCCAGGCAGAGGGCAGCCACCCCCCTGGGAGTTTTTACAAACAACACGAGGCTTCACAGCATGATGGACGTCCACCCCAACCAGGAGAATAACCCCCCCCCGTTGATAGACCTGCTGGAAAACAGGGCCTCCAATCACTCGGGGGAGAAAACGTTTGGCAGACCAGTCGACCTGTTTGGGAAAATGGGTCAGATGGACTACCTCAAGAGGTTCGAAAATAGCACGCAACAAGCGCGTGAGGATGTGTTTAGAACGTCCGAGTCGGCTAGACACCACGGTGGGGGGACCCATTACGGAGGGGCTACTCACTACGGAGGCGCTGCTCATCACGGAGGCGCTGCTCCACATGGCGGGTCGTCCCCCCTCAGAGGAGACCCCTTCTCAAACATTAACCACGTGAACATCTTCAAAACGCACGCGAAGAGTGGCGACCACTACGAGGAGGGGTCCCTGCTCAGCAAGAACCAGATGAACGAGCCGCCCAAGCAAACGAACAGGTACCTCCAGGAAGACCCTACCAAACCGAGCAACGGTCTAtttaatatagaaaatattttccaagGGGACAAGAGAAATGGCCTCCTTAACGAAGGAGATAAGTCCCCCCTTGGGAAGAATGAGGGTCCTTCCCACATGTACATGTTTGAGAGAGAGAGGAACCCCCACCTCGACCTCTCCATtcgtgaaaagaaaaacctcACCTATAGGGATGATAAGGACATCATTCGGCGCCCCTGCTTTGACCGAGCTGGGAGGACTCTGTTTGAGCCCTACGATGGTTCGGCGTTGAGGACGCGGCAGGGTGGTCACTTTAATGGGCAGTTTAGTGGCCACTTTAATGGTCACTTTAATGATCAATTGAATGGCCGCTTTAATGATCAATTGAATGACCGCTTTAATGCCTGCTTTAATGCCCACTTGGGGAGCGATAGAGACGCCCTGAGAGAGGGAGACCACTTCGGGAACCCCATCGTACACCGTCGAGAAGACGAACATATGGGAACCATCTGCACGAACAGAAACGATGATGGCGGTTTATTTCCCAAGGCGAGCTTCCACTTCTTgggtgaaaagaaaaactccACGAATTTTGGTGAAGCCACCACTCCAACGGGGAAAGTACCTACCCGCGATGAACCCACGAAGGAACagttaaataataattcctATTACAACTCACAAAGGAGAGCAAGCAAGACGCCAAACTCCTTATTTAGCAATTACCACTCGGGTGTAAAGACGAACCAGATGCATGACCATCCCACGGGTGTTCCCCCAAACCAGCATTGGGCAGGAGGAGCATTTCACAATGAGcaggaagaaaacaaaacgaaTGCGAATATGCTCAAGACGATTAACCCCCCCGCATGGAAGTAtgaagctagccaaaatgtaaTCGGGCCAACCTCGAATGTGAGTTTTCAATCAAATTTCAACCAGACGGACAACGAAACGCAGGGAGGCAACTTATTAACACTCTTTAATaacgatttgaagaagaacgTGCTCGGTGGGAATAGAGATGGTGAGAGTGGCCTTCTTAATGGAGGTCCCAACTGGGGGGGGAACCACCATAACCTCGGAACCACCGGCGCCAAGGCCTTTCTGGGAATCCTCAGCGAGGAGCAGAACAGGTACACCAGTTTGCTGAACACCGTGGGGAGGTACGCCCCGAGGGATGGCCTGACCCGAGATGGCGCGACCCGCGATGGCACAACCCGTGATGGCATGGTGAAAGATGGCCTGACACGAGATGGCCTGCCCCGCGATGGGCACAACCCCCTGTCCAGCTACACAAACAAGAAGCCCTTCAACCCAAGCGGCGCGCACAACTTTAGCTTCGTCAAGCAGCCCCTGCACAAGCAACTGCCCCCGCTGCCGTTTAAGCACTTGGGGAAGCAGGCCAACGCGGAGGGGGCGGGCCAGACAAAGTTGAAGGCGCTTGAAGCAGCGGGCAGGCCGAAGCCGGGCGAGGGCAACCACTTTGTAAGTAACCACATTGGAGGCAACCCCTTAGGAGGCAACCCCTTAGGAGGCAACCACTTGGGGGGCAACCCCTTGGGAGGCAACCCGCCCACGTGCAGGGAGAAGAGCGCGCATCTGGGCGCCCTGGCCGAACTCACCCCCTTCGACAGGTACGGCGACGGCAAGGATGCGCTTCACAGGAGGGGTGAGCTCTTCCTCCACAAGAACGAGCCGAAGGAGTGCACGCTGAGGAGTGGGGACGCCAAGGTTGGTAGCTACCACGGTAACAGCCATGGTAACAGCCACGGTAACTACCACGGTAACAGCCATAGTAACAACCCTAGTAACTACCCTAGTAACTACCATAGCAACTACCTCAGTAGCTACCTGGGTAGCCACCCCGATCAGCCCTGCTTCCCGAACGAGAAGAACGCCCCGGGGAGCCTGGCCCAGAGGAATGGAAGGAGCAAGTATAGCCtcggggaagcggcggacgGTTATTTGGGTGGCGACTCCGCTGGTAAGCACCTGTGGGGAGAACCGCTCAGTGGAAAGCACCTGTGGGGAGAACCGCTCAGTGGGAAGCAGCCGTGGGGAGAACCGCTCAGTGGGAAGCAGCCGTGGGGAGAACCGCTCAGTGGAAAACTGCTCGGTGGGAACCCATTCCTGAAcaaggagaaggaagaacCCCCGAAGGATAAGCGGCCGAGCCGGGAAAATCTCAACCTGAGTCTGCTGCCAGCCGAGGGCGAGAGGGGGATGAGGAACTTCGGGCACGACAGGGAAAGGCGCATATCTCTGAGCAACAACATTTCGATGCTCCTGGAGAGGATAAGCGACAACTCGGATCGGAAGGCTGGCGGGAATGACTTCGCGGCGAAGCACCGGAGCAGCGAGGGCTCCCACGCGGGCAGCGCAGTCAACGCGGGAAGCGCAATCAACAGGGGAAACGCACTCAACAGGGGAAACGCACTCAACGCGGGAAGCGCAATCAACAGGGGAAACGCACTCAACAGGGGAAACGCACTCAACGCGGGAAACGCACTCAACAGGGGAAACACACTCAACAGGGGAAACACACTCAACGTGGGCAGCGCAGTCAACACCGTCAACACCGTCAACACCGTCAACACGGTCAACTACAATGACAACCTAAACGTCGACACCCAGCAGTTTGTAATTTCAGACCAGCACGTCTGCAACTTCGGCTTGTGGTCCCTGTACCGATGCAAGTTGAGGCACGATAAGGTCTCCTTCCTAGTGAGCATCGTAGACTCTTTTTACCTCAACAGGGGGGATAGCAACGACACAGTCGCCaacaatattttatttcacaaAAGGCTCAGGCACATGAACATATTATCTTATGAAGGGAAGACAGCTGATAGGAGCAAACTGTACCTTCTGTTTGAGCACGTCCATGGGAATGTGTTAAAGGCGCAGAGCGCTCCCCTCGAGGAGAGCATCATCGCGTCGTACGCCTATCAGATTGTGGACCTCCTGGAGTACATGCACGCCAACTTTATCTTCTTCCACG GCCTCCTGTCGAACATCATCATCCTGCAGAAGAACACCCGGGAGGAGCTGCTGCAAATCCTGCGCGCGCGGAACAAAAACGTCCACAAGTACTTCGACGTCTACAAGCACGGCATCGTCAAGGTCTTCAACTTTGACTTCGCCAACATGGACGCGA CCGAGAAGGACTACCAGTTTGACTTCCTCTGCCTGGCGGTGCTCATATACGAGATGTGCACCAAATACAACACCTACTACTCGAGCAAATTT gaagaCATAACCGAACGGATTTACAACAccaacttcttcttcccgcACTTTGTCTCCTTCGAGTTGAAGAACTTTT CTGTGCTCGAAAAGAAGACAGTGCTTCAGTGA
- a CDS encoding 3-demethylubiquinone-9 3-methyltransferase, putative (encoded by transcript PVX_096130A), with the protein MQHMQHMQHLLEGLKPSGGNPALVGRPFLRRQRRHKTFDERERAFFDQMHSEWWNDHQKAKPTWCDVLHKVAGANTYSLHDYNRHRFHFISRNYAFLFYEKMKEGGQQGRQKEGKRKGEEKESKGETKENKGEHPNDITINVLDVGCGGGILCEYMRRNFPYFCLQSDVVGRGAGCGDVPGRKVQINIDGIDVSSKLIDVARRRQQAEGAQYTGVAPLHTSNGKGDIPPRPSRLEEGPYWGENQRENTPWSNLNVQINQSYYNCDVSDFTKWSNREGKRKYNIVVSSEVIEHVPNGKKEEHIRCISQLCSPEALVVFTTIGKNFLSYLYSIILAEYVTGMVKKGTHNYEQFIGSDQLTQLCALFDLQNLSTEHAVYVPFLRDYFPTRWLRLLYLSAFVYRGGG; encoded by the exons ATGCAGCACATGCAGCACATGCAGCACCTACTGGAGGGGCTTAAACCCAGCGGGGGGAACCCCGCACTTGTGGGCAGGCCCTTTCTGCGCAGGCAGCGCAGGCACAAAACCTTCGACGAGAGAGAACGGGCCTTCTTCGACCAAATGCACAGCGAGTGGTGGAATGATCACCAGAAGGCCAAGCCAACATGGTGCGACGTACTTCACAAAGTCGCAGGGGCAAACACCTACAGCCTGCACGACTACAACAGGCACAGGTTCCACTTCATCAGCAGGAATTATGCGTTCCTCTTTTACGAGAAGATGAaggagggggggcagcagGGCAGGCAGAaggaagggaaaaggaaaggagaagAGAAAGAAAGCAAAGGAGAAACGAAAGAAAACAAAGGAGAACACCCAAACGACATCACCATAAACGTCCTCGACGTGGGCTGCGGCGGAGGCATCCTGTGCGAGTACATGCGGAGGAACTTCCCCTATTTTTGTCTCCAAAGTGATGTAGTAGGACGAGGCGCAGGGTGCGGTGATGTGCCTGGGAGGAAGGTGCAAATTAACATCGACGGGATTGACGTGTCTAGTAAGCTCATAGACGTGGCGCGCAGGAGGCAGCAGGCCGAGGGGGCACAGTACACAGGGGTAGCCCCTCTACACACCAGCAACGGAAAAGGAGACATACCCCCCCGACCATCCCGCCTGGAAGAAGGACCCTACTGGGGGGAGAACCAAAGGGAGAACACCCCATGGAGCAACTTAAATGTGCAGATAAACCAAAGCTACTATAACTGCGATGTAAGTgacttcacaaaatggagcaaccgggaggggaaaagaaaatataacatCGTGGTGTCGTCCGAAGTGATTGAGCATGTGCCcaatggaaaaaaggaggagcacaTAAGGTGCATCAGTCAGTTATGCTCCCCCGAGGCTCTGGTCGTTTTTACAACGATTggcaaaaattttctttcctaTTTGTACTCTATCATTCTAGCTGAGTACGTCACTGGGATGGTGAAAAAG ggcaCACACAACTACGAGCAGTTTATCGGATCGGACCAGCTGACCCAGCTGTGCGCCCTTTTTGATTTGCAGAACTTGAGCACGGAGCACGCGGTGTACGTCCCCTTTCTGCGCGACTACTTCCCCACGCGCTGGCTGAGGTTGCTTTATCTGTCCGCCTTCGTTTACCGGGGGGGCGGTTAG
- a CDS encoding DnaJ domain containing protein (encoded by transcript PVX_096125A), translated as MWPVVILLFGGGILVAKKGMNYLKNQKINPSNKSFFPPSGFNRSLGSLFLKNDMRGFERNMSKSEAYKILNINPTTNRERIREVHKQLMLKNHPDNGGSTYIAAKVNEAKDVLLK; from the exons ATGTGGCCCGTTGTGATCCTCCTCTTCGGGGGAGGCATCCTGGTCGCCAAGAAGGGAATGAACTACCTGAAAAATCAAAAGATAAATCCCAGCAACAAaagtttcttccccccctctggaTTTAACAGAAGCTTAGGcagcctttttttaaaaaatgatatgagGGGGTTTGAGAGGAACATGTCGAAGTCGGAGGCCTACAAGATATTGAATATTAACCCGACGACCAATCGGGAGCGAATTAGGGAAGTTCACAAGCAGCTGATGCTGAAGAATCACCCGGACAACGGGG GCTCCACCTACATTGCGGCCAAAGTCAACGAAGCGAAGGACGTTTTGCTGAAGTAG
- a CDS encoding hypothetical protein, conserved (encoded by transcript PVX_096120A) → MMHRLYSKNLTEENIDEVIQSEKAINAKLTSENEKIKEKNGKIQHRLLSFIQDNNFIFESNSTEDVQKYNSVLLSLIDYMNRLKMVDCHMRKETDGLLEEFFRCIREAIVKQSHLCYLIREDMHQLKVSGKEETFRKHVLALRKLYEHNSVLRAQVSLFNSFKLKDENLIHADFEQLQQRHKNLRTKGSCLEKKIENLHQKIRRSTEKKLHYDEKNRYLEKTLEEKQAVMEELQRDTCNKKKLVNELKRKKDESVKKYGEVERSVITRNVLEEFHEKKMHLERLKEKLEEVKERYERLQDCEAE, encoded by the exons ATGATGCACCGGCTGTACTCGAAAAACCTCACGGAAGAGAACATCGATGAGGTGATCCAATCGGAGAAAGCGATCAACGCAAAACTGACtagcgaaaatgaaaagataaaagaaaaaaacgggaaGATACAACACCGGCTGTTGAGTTTCATACAGGACAATAACTTTATCTTTGAAAGTAACTCAACGGAGGATGTGCAGAAATACAACAGCGTTCTGCTCTCCCTCATTGACTATATGAATCGCCTAAAAATGGTAGACTGCCACATGCGCAAGGAGACGGACGGGCTCCTGGAGGAGTTCTTCCGCTGCATTAGGGAGGCCATCGTAAAGCAGAGTCACTTGTG CTACCTCATCAGGGAAGACATGCACCAACTCAAAGTGAGTGGAAAGGAGGAAACATTCCGCAAACACGTGCTAGCGCTGAGGAAGCTGTACGAGCACAACAGCGTGCTGCGGGCGCAGGTCTCCCTCTTCAACTCATTCAAGCTGAAGGACGAAAATTTAATTCACGCGGACTTCGAGCAGCTGCAGCAGAGGCACAAAAACTTGAGGACCAAGGGGAGCTGCCTGGAGAAGAAAATAGAAAACCTCCACCAGAAGATACGCAGGTCGACGGAG AAGAAGCTGCACTACGACGAAAAGAATCGGTACCTGGAAAAGACGCTGGAAGAGAAGCAGGCGGTGATGGAAGAACTGCAGAGAGACACATGCAACAAGAAGAAGCTTGTGAATGaactgaagaggaaaaaagacgAGTCGGTTAAGAAGTACGGCGAAGTGGAAAGGAGCGTCATTACCAGAAATGTATTGGAGGAGTTTCACGAGAAGAAGATGCATTTGGAGAGACTGAAGGAGAAG CTCGAAGAGGTGAAGGAAAGGTATGAGCGATTGCAGGATTGCGAGGCGGaataa